In Mycolicibacter virginiensis, the DNA window AGGACCGATGGTGCCATGACGGCCGATCTCGGTCAGCGCGGTGGCCAACTCCGAGAGGCCCAGACCATCGCCGCCGAGTCGCTCCGGCACGCCGAGCGCCGCGACTCCGCCGGCTACCAGCGCATCCCAGTTGTTGTCTCGGTCGAGCACCGACGTCACCACATCGGCGACAGCCTGCTGCTCCGGGTTCGGTGTGAAATCCACCCGAATCCTCCTTGATTCGTCTAGGCCGTCAGTGTGCTCAGTGCGCGACCGGGCACGCACCCGAGTAGTCGACCGGCCAGTGCTTGATGCCGTTGAGCCAGCCGGACTTCAGCCGCTCCGGCTCTCCCATCGGCTTCAGGTCGGGCATGTGGTCGGCGACCGCGTTGAAGATCAGGTTGATGGTCAGGCGGGCCAGGTTGGCGCCGATGCAGTAGTGCGCCCCGGTGCCGCCGAAGCCGACGTGCGGGTTGGGGTCGCGAAGGATGTTGAAGGTGAACGGGTCGTCGAACACCTCCTCGTCGAAGTTGGCCGAACGGTAGGACATCACCACGCGGTCACCGGCCTTGATCTTGACGCCGTCGATCTCGGTGTCTTCGCTGGCCGTGCGCTGGAATGCCGAAACCGGGGTGGCCCAACGAATGATCTCGTCGACAGCGGTCTGCGGCCGTTCCCGCTTGAACAGCTCCCACTGGTCGGGGTTCTGCGAGAACGCGACCATGCCATGCGTAATCGAGTTGCGGCTGGTCTCGTTACCGGCAACCGCCAGCATGATGACGAAGAAGCCGAACTCGTCATCGCTGAGCTTCTCGCCGTCGATGTCGGCCTGGATCAGCTTGGTCACGATGTCGTCGGTGGGGTTCTTGCCCCGTTCCTCGGCCATCTTCATGGCGTAGGTGATGACCTCGAACGACGACATCGCCGGGTCGACGTCGGCGTACTCCGGGTCCTCGCCGGCGGTCATCTCGTTAGACCAGCGGAACAACTTGTCCCGGTCGTCCTGGGGCACACCGAGCAGTTCGGCGATGGCCTGCAGCGGCAGCTCGCAGGACACCTGCTCGACGAAGTCGCCGGTGTTGGACGCCGCGGCGGTCTGGGCGATCTTCTGCGCCCGCGCCTTCAGCTCGTCCTCCAGCCGCGAGAGCGCGCGGGGGGTGAAGCCCCGGGAGATGATCTTGCGCAGCCGGGTGTGGTGCGGCGCGTCCATGTTCAGCAGGACCGCGCGCTGCAGGTCGACGGCCTCGCGGGTCATCTCCTGCGGCCAGACCGGGATCGCGCCGTTCATCGCACTGGAGAAGACGTCGCTGCGCAGCGAGACGTCCTTGACGTCCTTGTGCTTGGTCACCAGCCAGTAACCCTTGTCGCCGAAGCCTCCGGTTCCGCCGGGAACGTCGACCCAACGCACCGGTTCGGACTTACGCAGCTCGGCGAGCTCCTTGACCGGGAGGCCCTTCAGGCTCATCTCGGAATCGAGGAAGTCGAAGTCGCTGGGGATGGCGGGGCAGCCCATGTGTCTACTCCTTGGGTGTTCTGTAGGTAACTGTGTGGGTTCGACGTTTGAACGATGAAGCGCTGAACAACGCCGTCTAGTGCCTGATTGCGACCATTGAAACACGGCCCGACCGCAGATCAAAGGCGCTGTCGCATCGTCGCTTGTCAGACTAATGAAACGTGTTCTAGCCTGGCCGCATGGGTAATCCTGTCATCGTCGAAGCCACACGCAGCCCCATCGGTAAACGTAATGGCTGGTTGTCCGGCCTGCACGCCACCGAACTGCTCGGGGCGGTGCAGAAGGCGTTGGTCGCGAAGGCCGGCATCGACCCGGGCAGTGTCGAGCAGGTCATCGGCGGCTGCGTCACGCAGTTCGGCGAGCAGGGCAACAACGTCACCCGGCAGTCCTGGCTGGTGGCCGGGCTGCCCGAGCATGTCGGCGCCACCAGCATCGACTGCCAGTGCGGCAGCGCCCAGCAGGCCAACCACCTGATCGCCGGCCTGATCGCGACCGGCGCCATCGACATCGGCATCGCCTGCGGCATCGAGGCGATGAGCCGCGTCCCGCTGGGCGCCAACGGCGGCGGCGCCCGCGCAGCGTCCTGGGACATCGACCTGCCCAACCAGTTCGAGGCGGCCGAGCGCATCGCCAAGCGCCGGGGCATCACCCGCGCCGACGTGGACGCACTGGGGCTGCGGTCCCAGCAGCTGGCCAAACAGGCCTGGGCCGAGGGCCGGTTCGACCGGGAGATCTCCCCGATCGAGGCCCCGGTGATCGACGAGAACAAGCAGCCCACCGCCGAGCTGAACACCGTCAGCCGCGACCAGGGCCTGCGCGACACCACGGCCGAGGGCCTCGCGGCGCTGAACCCCGTCATGGAGGGCGGCATTCACACCGCCGGTACCTCGTCGCAGATCTCCGACGGCGCGGCCGCGGTGCTGTGGATGGATGAAGACAAGGCGAGGGCCTTGGGCCTCAAGCCGCGCGCGCGCATCGTCAGCCAGGCCAACGTCGGCTCCGAGACCTACTACCACCTGGACGGCCCGGTGCAGTCCACCGCGAAGGTGCTGGAGAAGGCCGGCATGAAGATCGGTGACATCGACCTGGTCGAGATCAACGAGGCGTTCGCCTCGGTGGTGTTGTCCTGGGCAGCGGTGCACAAGCCGGACATGGATCGGGTCAACGTCAACGGCGGGGCGATCGCGCTGGGCCACCCGGTGGGTTCCACCGGCAGCCGGCTGATCACCACGGCGCTGCACGAGCTCGAGCGCACCGACAAGTCGACCGCGCTGATCACCATGTGTGCCGGCGGAGCGCTGTCCACCGGCACCATCATCGAGCGCATCT includes these proteins:
- a CDS encoding cytochrome P450; its protein translation is MGCPAIPSDFDFLDSEMSLKGLPVKELAELRKSEPVRWVDVPGGTGGFGDKGYWLVTKHKDVKDVSLRSDVFSSAMNGAIPVWPQEMTREAVDLQRAVLLNMDAPHHTRLRKIISRGFTPRALSRLEDELKARAQKIAQTAAASNTGDFVEQVSCELPLQAIAELLGVPQDDRDKLFRWSNEMTAGEDPEYADVDPAMSSFEVITYAMKMAEERGKNPTDDIVTKLIQADIDGEKLSDDEFGFFVIMLAVAGNETSRNSITHGMVAFSQNPDQWELFKRERPQTAVDEIIRWATPVSAFQRTASEDTEIDGVKIKAGDRVVMSYRSANFDEEVFDDPFTFNILRDPNPHVGFGGTGAHYCIGANLARLTINLIFNAVADHMPDLKPMGEPERLKSGWLNGIKHWPVDYSGACPVAH
- a CDS encoding steroid 3-ketoacyl-CoA thiolase — its product is MGNPVIVEATRSPIGKRNGWLSGLHATELLGAVQKALVAKAGIDPGSVEQVIGGCVTQFGEQGNNVTRQSWLVAGLPEHVGATSIDCQCGSAQQANHLIAGLIATGAIDIGIACGIEAMSRVPLGANGGGARAASWDIDLPNQFEAAERIAKRRGITRADVDALGLRSQQLAKQAWAEGRFDREISPIEAPVIDENKQPTAELNTVSRDQGLRDTTAEGLAALNPVMEGGIHTAGTSSQISDGAAAVLWMDEDKARALGLKPRARIVSQANVGSETYYHLDGPVQSTAKVLEKAGMKIGDIDLVEINEAFASVVLSWAAVHKPDMDRVNVNGGAIALGHPVGSTGSRLITTALHELERTDKSTALITMCAGGALSTGTIIERI